Proteins from a genomic interval of Nostoc sp. TCL240-02:
- a CDS encoding response regulator transcription factor, which yields MANDNKKLSVLLVDDEERFRQGLRTLLSFYSINSALPIEVMGDADSVEQVLKFTAQKCPDLILLDMQLKGCDGITVLARLRETAYTGKVLVLSAHQEDDWIFRAMQAGAAGYVFKNRVATQLCEAIETVTRSEIYLPSEVASRFFRFFQAYSDSCLKACHEVHLTEREQEVLYWLTQGASNEEIAKHLYVTVATVKAHLTSIFEKLKVTSRTQAIVAALKLGLVHA from the coding sequence ATGGCTAATGATAATAAGAAACTTTCGGTTTTATTGGTAGATGATGAAGAACGGTTCCGCCAAGGATTACGTACTCTTCTCAGTTTCTATAGTATTAATTCTGCGTTACCTATAGAAGTTATGGGTGATGCAGATTCTGTGGAGCAGGTTTTAAAGTTTACAGCCCAGAAGTGTCCAGATTTAATTTTGCTGGATATGCAATTGAAGGGATGTGATGGAATTACAGTTCTGGCACGTCTTAGGGAAACTGCTTACACTGGGAAGGTTTTAGTGTTGTCGGCTCATCAAGAAGATGACTGGATTTTTAGAGCAATGCAGGCGGGAGCCGCAGGTTATGTATTTAAAAACCGTGTGGCAACACAATTGTGTGAGGCAATTGAGACTGTTACAAGATCGGAAATTTATCTGCCTTCAGAAGTTGCTAGTCGATTTTTTCGGTTTTTTCAGGCTTATTCAGACTCTTGTCTAAAAGCGTGTCATGAGGTGCATTTAACCGAAAGAGAGCAAGAAGTTTTATACTGGTTAACTCAAGGTGCTTCTAATGAAGAAATCGCTAAACATTTATATGTAACAGTTGCTACTGTTAAGGCGCATCTCACCAGTATTTTTGAAAAATTGAAGGTTACTAGTCGGACTCAAGCTATTGTAGCAGCCCTCAAGTTAGGATTAGTTCACGCTTGA
- a CDS encoding sensor histidine kinase KdpD — protein sequence MLKNHQEVINYGQDQAPFSPKTLAYLRSEAWLTDFPPALTLHEFKLKDFSSISYICPIAYRNQKPEYIQIITHKPLSESLQLYVKRSAILLSKYVDIYLDYGRQKTEIQLLEDILHRIGHQLRNSLGLIGLYAHNLCLGLEDSLWQGQATIVRESIQDLDTNLNELIDCGQGAKLRVKPQDLRSLFVESITNLQPLINQKKVEILIPDTSTILNMDKLQMKQVFDNILSNAVHFSPNSGTITCSWQIFQDEVLMKVSDQGSGLSQEDLQKVFTPFYSRRKGGTGLGLTIAKKIVLDHQGSIWAQALSERGAQFSVILPRTRRGN from the coding sequence TTGCTGAAAAATCATCAGGAAGTTATCAATTATGGTCAAGACCAAGCTCCTTTTTCCCCGAAAACTTTAGCTTATTTACGTTCAGAAGCATGGCTGACAGATTTTCCGCCTGCTTTGACTTTGCATGAATTTAAGCTGAAAGATTTTTCATCTATTTCTTACATTTGCCCTATCGCCTATAGAAATCAAAAACCTGAATACATTCAAATCATTACTCATAAACCTCTGTCAGAGAGTTTGCAATTATATGTAAAACGCTCTGCTATACTTTTGAGTAAGTATGTAGATATCTACTTAGACTATGGAAGACAAAAAACTGAAATTCAACTTTTAGAAGATATCTTGCATCGGATAGGTCATCAATTGCGTAACTCTCTAGGGCTTATAGGATTGTATGCACATAACTTATGCCTAGGTTTAGAGGATAGCCTTTGGCAAGGGCAAGCAACGATCGTTAGGGAAAGTATACAAGATTTAGATACTAATTTAAATGAGCTTATTGATTGTGGACAAGGAGCAAAATTAAGGGTAAAACCTCAAGATTTAAGAAGTTTGTTCGTTGAAAGTATCACAAATTTACAACCTTTAATTAATCAGAAAAAAGTTGAAATATTGATTCCCGATACATCAACGATACTGAACATGGACAAATTACAAATGAAACAAGTCTTTGATAATATCCTCAGTAATGCTGTTCATTTCAGTCCTAACTCAGGAACCATTACCTGTAGCTGGCAAATTTTTCAAGATGAAGTTTTAATGAAAGTTTCAGATCAAGGATCAGGATTATCTCAAGAGGATCTACAAAAAGTATTTACCCCATTTTATTCTCGGCGTAAAGGAGGTACAGGACTAGGCTTAACTATTGCTAAAAAAATCGTTTTGGATCATCAAGGCAGTATTTGGGCACAAGCTTTATCAGAAAGGGGAGCGCAATTTTCTGTAATTTTGCCTCGGACAAGAAGGGGGAATTAA